In the genome of Dermacentor andersoni chromosome 3, qqDerAnde1_hic_scaffold, whole genome shotgun sequence, one region contains:
- the LOC129382166 gene encoding uncharacterized protein, translating into MNCATLSTVVQVGMDLVDSDSDDEEFDDLVVMLAVKLVRKDRNRIPQYHEDVVGSYFEFEFKRLFRLSRETFNCLADRYQASPFFPEARGGRARISAEKTCLIVLSYLGSQCSMYSIADRFDVTESSVHACIERVLNLLHSMSEEVIAWPDQQQQERSKGGFLIKSAGKGPRNTIGCVDGSHIKINTPTESPHSYFNRKKFPSLILQGICNHENRFIDVLIGFPGPAHDARVLREGPFFEAAATKCSNGYILGDSAYPLLPWLMTPYKDTQRSFPSWKRKYNKCHSQQRVAIEVTFGILKQRFRRLYLVDAASIKQCCLIIMGACVLHNLCNEERDFFEDLQELPDLEEVGNDEDSGNVVDCSVAGYSECLRKAIAEKQC; encoded by the coding sequence ATGAACTGTGCCACACTCTCAACTGTCGTTCAAGTAGGCATGGACCTTGTGGACTCGGACAGTGATGATGAGGAGTTCGATGACTTGGTCGTAATGTTGGCCGTAAAGCTGGTGAGGAAAGACCGAAATCGTATTCCACAATACCATGAAGACGTCGTTGGCAGCTATTTTGAGTTTGAGTTTAAGCGGCTCTTCCGACTGTCACGCGAGACCTTTAACTGTCTTGCAGACCGCTATCAAGCGTCACCGTTCTTCCCAGAAGCTCGTGGAGGGCGCGCGCGAATCAGTGCCGAAAAAACGTGTCTCATCGTTTTGAGCTATCTTGGGAGCCAGTGCAGCATGTACTCAATTGCAGACAGATTTGATGTTACAGAGTCATCTGTGCACGCTTGCATTGAGAGGGTGCTCAACCTTTTACATAGCATGAGTGAAGAAGTGATCGCGTGGCCGGACCAGCAACAGCAAGAACGTAGCAAGGGTGGCTTCTTAATCAAGAGCGCTGGGAAGGGGCCACGAAACACAATTGGCTGCGTGGACGGAAGCCACATAAAGATAAACACCCCGACCGAATCCCCGCACTCGTACTTCAACCGAAAAAAGTTTCCTTCTTTGATCCTGCAAGGCATATGCAACCATGAGAATAGGTTCATAGATGTGCTCATTGGATTTCCCGGCCCGGCGCACGACGCCAGGGTGCTCCGCGAAGGCCCCTTTTTTGAAGCTGCAGCAACCAAATGCAGCAATGGTTACATCTTGGGGGATTCAGCCTATCCATTGCTACCATGGCTTATGACGCCTTACAAGGATACGCAGCGGAGCTTCCCCTCCTGGAAAAGGAAATATAACAAGTGCCATTCCCAGCAGCGAGTTGCCATTGAGGTGACATTCGGTATACTCAAGCAGCGATTTCGCAGGCTGTACTTGGTGGACGCAGCCAGCATCAAGCAGTGCTGCCTTATAATCATGGGCGCATGCGTCCTGCACAACTTATGCAATGAGGAGCGAGATTTCTTCGAAGATCTGCAGGAACTCCCGGATTTGGAGGAAGTCGGAAACGATGAGGACAGTGGCAATGTTGTTGACTGCAGTGTGGCAGGCTACAGTGAGTGCCTGCGAAAGGCAATTGCCGAAAAGCAGTGCTAA